The Pochonia chlamydosporia 170 chromosome 1, whole genome shotgun sequence genome window below encodes:
- a CDS encoding ATP synthase H chain (similar to Metarhizium robertsii ARSEF 23 XP_007820424.1), whose amino-acid sequence MLSQLSRATRATSAVRAVARVARGNAVQVRGFIAPTVSRKADFVQDLYLKELKAYKTPAVKESDSEGHVQAFSMPKTPASPEESDLASNLKEYESMAVEIEGQDATQTSQGGAAALPDWLEAEEDDEAAH is encoded by the exons ATGCTCAGCCAACTGTCCAGGGCCACG CGCGCCACCTCGGCTGTCCGCGCCGTCGCTCGAGTTGCCAGAGGCAATGCTGTCCAGGTTCGAGGCTTCATTGCCCCAACCGTCTCTCGAAAAG CCGACTTCGTCCAGGACCTCTACCTGAAGGAGCTCAAGGCCTACAAGACCCCAGCCGTCAAGGAGTCCGACTCCGAAGGCCATGTCCAGGCCTTCTCCATGCCCAAGACCCCCGCCTCCCCCGAGGAGTCCGACCTCGCCAGCAACCTGAAGGAGTACGAGAGCATGGCTGTCGAGATTGAAGGCCAGGATGCCACCCAGACCAGCCAGGGCGGTGCTGCCGCTCTCCCCGACTGGCTCGAGGccgaggaagacgacgaggccgCTCACTAA